In one Mycobacterium sp. NBC_00419 genomic region, the following are encoded:
- a CDS encoding glycogen/starch/alpha-glucan phosphorylase, which produces MTDVVNTTAGNVGDFDATGSAPPPHEHSRTGLSADALRRAISDHLMYSIARPAAALTPEHYYRALALAVRDRMQQRWMATTQDWLDLSNKVTCYLSAEFLMGPQLGNNLLNLGIEKQAREALAALGQELDEIIACEEEPGLGNGGLGRLAACYLDSLATLERPSIGYGIRYEFGIFDQEIQNGWQVEKTDNWLVGGNPWEIDKPDASYIVNWGGYTEQYEDLAGHHRVRWIPQQVIKGVSYDTPIQGYGVNTCNTLTLWSARSVESFALEAFNTGDFYKAVEDEVVAEKVSKVLYPNDEPDAGKRLRLQQQYFFVSCSLQDILRIHTERASLPLDALPEKWAIQLNDTHPSIAVAELMRLLIDEHHLTWDEAWGITLETFGYTNHTLLPEALETWPLAIFGESLPRHLEIIYEINNRFLDEVRARFPGDEDRIRRMSLIGEEGGKSVRMAHLATVGSHAINGVAALHSELLKASVLQDFYEMWPERFGNVTNGVTPRRFMALSNPGLRNLLDETIGEGWLTELGQLRALENFVDDPEFRQRWRDVKRANKSRLGEFVHSTTGIELDPTWMFDIQVKRIHEYKRQHLSVLHIITLYNRLKQNPSFAIAPRAFIFGGKAAPGYFMAKRIIRMITAVGATVNNDPDVNRFMKVVFLPNFNVQNAHLIYPAANLSEQISTAGKEASGTGNMKFMMNGALTIGTLDGANVEIREEAGAENFFLFGLTVDEVERIKAEGYRPASYIENDPELAEVLELTLQGAFTHGDTEVLRPVVENLIHHDPFLVLADYRSYVDCQAKVSAAWQDRDTWSRMSILNAARSGKFSSDRAIAQYCDDIWNVTPMPVDL; this is translated from the coding sequence ATGACCGACGTCGTCAACACCACGGCCGGCAACGTGGGCGATTTCGACGCCACCGGGTCCGCCCCGCCGCCGCATGAGCACAGCCGCACCGGCCTGTCCGCGGACGCGCTGCGCCGCGCGATCAGCGACCACCTCATGTACTCGATCGCCCGGCCCGCCGCGGCGCTGACACCCGAGCACTACTACCGAGCGCTGGCCCTAGCGGTGCGCGACCGCATGCAGCAGCGCTGGATGGCGACCACCCAGGACTGGCTCGACCTGTCCAACAAGGTGACGTGCTACCTGTCTGCCGAGTTTCTGATGGGCCCCCAACTGGGCAACAACCTGCTCAACCTCGGCATCGAGAAGCAGGCCCGGGAGGCGCTGGCCGCGCTCGGTCAGGAGCTCGACGAGATCATCGCCTGTGAAGAGGAGCCCGGGCTGGGCAACGGTGGCCTTGGCCGGCTGGCCGCCTGTTACCTGGACTCGCTGGCCACCCTGGAGCGCCCCTCGATCGGGTACGGCATCCGCTACGAGTTCGGCATCTTCGACCAGGAGATCCAGAACGGTTGGCAGGTCGAGAAGACCGACAACTGGTTGGTGGGCGGTAACCCCTGGGAGATCGACAAGCCGGACGCCAGCTACATCGTCAACTGGGGTGGCTACACCGAGCAGTACGAGGACCTGGCCGGCCATCACCGCGTGCGCTGGATTCCCCAACAGGTCATCAAGGGCGTCTCCTATGACACCCCGATCCAGGGCTACGGGGTGAATACGTGCAACACGTTGACTCTCTGGAGTGCCCGGTCGGTGGAGTCCTTCGCGCTGGAGGCCTTCAACACCGGCGACTTCTACAAGGCCGTCGAGGACGAAGTCGTCGCCGAGAAGGTCTCGAAGGTTCTCTACCCCAACGACGAACCCGACGCGGGTAAGCGTCTGCGGCTTCAGCAGCAGTACTTCTTCGTGTCGTGCTCGCTGCAGGACATCCTGCGTATCCACACCGAGCGGGCGAGCCTGCCACTGGACGCGCTGCCCGAGAAGTGGGCCATTCAGCTCAACGACACCCATCCGTCGATCGCGGTGGCCGAGTTGATGCGTCTGCTCATCGACGAGCACCATCTGACGTGGGACGAGGCGTGGGGTATCACGCTGGAGACGTTCGGCTATACCAACCACACGCTGCTGCCCGAGGCGCTCGAAACGTGGCCGCTGGCGATCTTCGGGGAGTCGCTGCCGCGGCACCTGGAGATCATCTACGAGATCAACAACCGCTTTCTCGACGAGGTGCGCGCACGTTTTCCCGGCGACGAGGACCGCATCCGCCGGATGTCGCTGATCGGCGAGGAGGGCGGCAAGAGCGTGCGGATGGCGCACCTGGCCACGGTGGGCAGTCATGCCATCAACGGGGTGGCGGCGCTGCACTCGGAATTGCTCAAAGCCAGTGTGCTCCAGGACTTCTACGAGATGTGGCCGGAGCGGTTCGGCAACGTCACCAATGGCGTGACGCCGCGCCGCTTCATGGCACTGTCCAACCCGGGTCTGCGCAACCTGCTCGATGAGACGATCGGCGAGGGCTGGCTGACCGAACTCGGCCAGCTGCGCGCACTCGAGAATTTCGTCGATGATCCCGAGTTCCGGCAGCGTTGGCGAGATGTCAAGCGCGCCAACAAGAGCCGCCTCGGCGAGTTCGTCCACTCGACCACCGGTATCGAGTTGGACCCGACGTGGATGTTCGACATCCAGGTCAAGCGGATCCACGAGTACAAGCGCCAGCATCTCAGCGTCCTGCACATCATCACGCTCTACAACCGCCTCAAGCAGAATCCGAGTTTCGCGATCGCCCCCCGGGCCTTCATCTTCGGCGGCAAGGCCGCGCCCGGGTACTTCATGGCCAAGCGCATCATCAGGATGATCACCGCGGTCGGGGCGACGGTGAACAACGACCCCGATGTGAACCGCTTCATGAAGGTGGTGTTCCTGCCGAACTTCAACGTGCAGAACGCCCACCTGATCTATCCGGCTGCCAACCTTTCCGAGCAGATCTCCACCGCCGGCAAGGAAGCCTCCGGCACCGGCAACATGAAGTTCATGATGAACGGCGCGTTGACCATCGGGACCCTCGACGGCGCCAACGTCGAGATCCGTGAGGAAGCCGGCGCCGAGAACTTCTTCCTGTTCGGCCTCACCGTCGACGAGGTGGAGCGGATCAAGGCCGAGGGCTACCGGCCCGCGAGCTACATCGAGAACGATCCTGAACTCGCCGAGGTGCTGGAGTTGACCCTGCAGGGGGCGTTCACACACGGGGACACCGAGGTCCTTCGACCCGTGGTGGAGAACCTGATTCACCACGACCCGTTCCTGGTGCTGGCCGACTACCGCTCGTATGTGGACTGCCAGGCCAAGGTCAGTGCGGCCTGGCAGGACCGCGACACCTGGTCACGGATGTCGATCCTCAACGCGGCCCGCAGCGGGAAGTTCTCGTCGGACCGGGCGATCGCGCAGTACTGCGACGACATCTGGAACGTCACCCCGATGCCGGTGGACCTGTAG
- a CDS encoding class I SAM-dependent methyltransferase, with amino-acid sequence MYTEHREVNRAMWDERAPAHAASPDYAVQRLIADPNRLSDVVRFDVPRLGAVSGLRAVHLQCHIGTDTISLARLGARMTGLDFSPAALEIARGVASAAGVSVDYVESDVYAAPEALGNNAFDLVYTGIGALVWLPDVGRWAESVARLLRPGGRLFLREGHPVLWSVDEVRTDVIALAYPYFEHEEPLRFDASDTYVETDSVFAHTESREWNHGMGEIVTAILDAGLRLTMLVEHDSVPWDALPGRMRQDDDGEWRLTEHGDRLPLSYTLQAVKP; translated from the coding sequence GTGTACACCGAGCACCGTGAGGTCAACCGCGCGATGTGGGACGAGCGCGCCCCGGCGCATGCGGCATCGCCGGACTATGCCGTTCAACGACTCATCGCCGATCCGAACCGGCTCTCCGACGTCGTCCGCTTCGACGTCCCCCGGCTGGGGGCAGTGTCGGGGTTGCGCGCGGTACACCTGCAGTGCCACATCGGCACGGACACGATCTCGCTGGCCCGTCTCGGGGCGCGGATGACCGGCCTGGACTTCTCCCCCGCCGCGCTGGAGATCGCCCGCGGCGTCGCCTCGGCTGCGGGGGTGAGCGTCGACTACGTCGAATCCGACGTCTACGCAGCGCCGGAAGCGTTGGGCAACAATGCTTTCGATCTCGTATACACCGGAATCGGGGCTCTGGTGTGGTTGCCCGACGTCGGGCGCTGGGCCGAATCGGTGGCCCGGTTGCTGCGGCCGGGCGGGCGGCTGTTCCTGCGCGAGGGTCACCCGGTGCTGTGGTCTGTCGACGAGGTACGCACCGACGTCATCGCGCTGGCATATCCGTACTTCGAACACGAGGAGCCGTTACGGTTCGACGCCTCGGACACCTATGTGGAGACCGATTCCGTTTTCGCCCACACCGAATCGCGGGAATGGAACCACGGCATGGGTGAGATCGTCACCGCGATACTCGACGCCGGCCTGCGCCTGACCATGCTCGTCGAACACGACTCGGTGCCCTGGGATGCGCTGCCCGGGCGGATGCGCCAGGACGACGACGGTGAATGGCGGCTGACCGAACACGGCGATCGGTTGCCGCTGAGCTACACGCTGCAGGCCGTCAAACCCTGA
- a CDS encoding nitroreductase/quinone reductase family protein: MTSRLFSLAGRLMSRPWMRPVTRTFSDLHATVYRATGGAAQNPNYPTMLLTVTGRKSGKRRTVPLIYLEDGDRLVIAAAYAGSDSDPTWWLNLQANPEAVARLRDREIPVRAELAPAEQRGALWQRLVAMYPYFTEYQQRTGREIPVVILTPTG; encoded by the coding sequence ATGACCTCACGCCTGTTCAGCCTTGCCGGACGGCTGATGAGCCGCCCGTGGATGCGGCCGGTCACGCGCACGTTCAGCGATCTGCACGCGACCGTGTACCGGGCGACCGGTGGCGCGGCGCAGAACCCGAACTATCCGACCATGCTGCTGACCGTCACCGGCCGTAAGAGCGGCAAGCGGCGGACGGTGCCGCTGATCTACCTCGAGGACGGCGATCGGCTGGTGATCGCCGCGGCCTATGCGGGCAGCGATTCCGATCCGACGTGGTGGTTGAATCTGCAGGCGAACCCGGAAGCTGTTGCGCGGCTGCGGGATCGGGAGATCCCGGTGCGTGCCGAGCTGGCACCCGCCGAACAGCGCGGCGCGCTGTGGCAGCGGCTGGTGGCGATGTATCCGTACTTCACCGAGTACCAGCAGCGCACCGGCCGGGAGATTCCCGTGGTGATCCTGACACCCACCGGATAA